From one Streptomyces sp. R41 genomic stretch:
- the allB gene encoding allantoinase AllB, with protein sequence MSDVELVLRSTRVITPEGTRAASVAVAAGKITAVLAHDAEVPAGARLEDFGDDVLLPGLVDTHVHVNDPGRTEWEGFWTATRAAAAGGITTLIDMPLNSLPPTTTVDNLRTKKDVARSKAHIDVGFWGGALPDNVKDLRPLHDAGVFGFKAFLSPSGVDEFPELDQEQLAQSLAEIAGFGGLLIVHAEDPHHLAAAPQKGGQKYADFLASRPRDAEDTAIENLIAQAKRLSARVHVLHLSSSDALPLIAAAKAEGVRLTVETCPHYLTLTAEEVPDGASEFKCCPPIREAANQDLLWQALADGTIDCVVTDHSPSTADLKTDDFATAWGGISGLQLSLSAVWTEARKRGHGLEDVVRWMSSRTAQLVGLDDRKGAIEAGRDADFAVLAPDETFTVDPAALQHRNRVTAYAGKTLSGVVKSTWLRGERIVAEGEFGEPTGQLLTRHP encoded by the coding sequence GTGTCCGACGTCGAACTGGTGCTGCGCTCGACGCGCGTCATCACTCCCGAAGGGACGCGCGCCGCATCGGTCGCGGTCGCCGCGGGGAAGATCACGGCCGTGCTCGCGCACGACGCCGAGGTGCCGGCCGGTGCACGCCTCGAGGACTTCGGCGACGACGTCCTGCTGCCCGGCCTCGTCGACACCCACGTCCATGTGAACGACCCGGGCCGCACGGAGTGGGAGGGCTTCTGGACCGCGACGCGCGCCGCGGCCGCCGGTGGCATCACCACCCTCATCGACATGCCGCTCAACTCCCTCCCGCCGACGACGACGGTCGACAACCTTCGTACCAAGAAGGACGTCGCCCGCTCCAAGGCGCACATCGACGTCGGCTTCTGGGGCGGCGCGCTGCCCGACAACGTGAAGGACCTGCGGCCGCTGCACGACGCGGGCGTCTTCGGCTTCAAGGCGTTCCTGTCGCCCTCGGGCGTGGACGAGTTCCCCGAGCTGGACCAGGAACAACTCGCCCAGTCGCTCGCCGAGATCGCCGGCTTCGGCGGACTGCTGATCGTGCACGCCGAGGACCCGCACCATCTGGCCGCCGCCCCGCAGAAGGGCGGTCAGAAATACGCCGACTTCCTCGCCTCGCGCCCCCGCGACGCCGAGGACACCGCCATCGAGAACCTCATCGCCCAGGCCAAGCGGCTCAGCGCGCGCGTGCATGTGCTGCACCTGTCGTCCAGCGACGCGCTGCCGCTGATCGCCGCCGCGAAGGCCGAGGGCGTACGGCTCACGGTGGAGACCTGCCCGCACTACCTCACGCTCACCGCCGAGGAAGTCCCGGACGGCGCCAGTGAGTTCAAGTGCTGCCCGCCCATCCGCGAGGCCGCCAACCAGGACCTGCTGTGGCAGGCGCTCGCCGACGGCACCATCGACTGCGTCGTCACCGACCACTCGCCGTCCACGGCCGACCTGAAGACCGACGACTTCGCCACCGCGTGGGGAGGCATCTCCGGCCTCCAGCTGAGCCTGTCGGCGGTCTGGACGGAGGCCCGCAAGCGCGGCCACGGCCTGGAGGACGTGGTCCGCTGGATGTCCTCGCGCACCGCGCAGTTGGTCGGCCTCGACGACCGCAAGGGCGCCATCGAGGCGGGCCGTGACGCCGACTTCGCGGTCCTCGCGCCCGACGAGACCTTCACCGTGGACCCCGCGGCGCTCCAGCACCGCAACCGGGTCACGGCGTACGCGGGCAAGACCCTCAGCGGCGTCGTCAAATCCACCTGGCTGCGCGGCGAACGGATCGTGGCCGAGGGCGAGTTCGGCGAGCCGACCGGGCAGCTCCTGACCCGCCACCCGTAA